A DNA window from Porites lutea chromosome 6, jaPorLute2.1, whole genome shotgun sequence contains the following coding sequences:
- the LOC140941831 gene encoding uncharacterized protein, with protein sequence MSCEDIKFYETAETGIVHLEDVHYEMPLPFKHKNTQLPNNYVQAEKRLNSLKKRLMFDDNYYTDYCIFMSDILLKWYARKVDDDLKDQLGRTWFRQEKYAFMANIEKMFFQVRVRKEDQSFLRFLWWPDGDLQKEAEEYCMTVHLFGAVSSPACANYAHKRTADDNEDEYGPEAANTLRRNFYVDDVLKSASTEDETIKLAKDTKVVCQNGGFSLTKFVGNTERIISSIPQEHREERVKNLALGQDKLPIERVLGAIWCIESDTFNFRIELKDKPCTRGDILSTISSIYDPLGFIAPVVLVGKKILQDICHTNSWDKPADCLTLRLVVTVNA encoded by the exons ATGTCGTGCGAAGACATCAAGTTCTACGAGACTGCGGAAACTGGTATCGTTCATCTCGAGGACGTGCACTATGAAATGCCCCTCCCTTTTAAACATAAGAACACTCAGCTCCCAAACAACTATGTTCAAGCTGAGAAGCGCCTGAACAGCCTCAAGAAACGTCTAATGTTTGATGACAACTATTACACGGATTACTGCATCTTTATGTCCGATATCCTTTTGAAATGGTACGCTCGGAAGGTGGATGATGATCTTAAAGATCAGTTGGGCAGAACCTG GTTCCGGCAAGAAAAGTATGCTTTTATGgcaaacattgaaaaaatgtTCTTTCAAGTAAGAGTAAGGAAAGAAGATCAAAGTTTCCTCAGGTTTCTATGGTGGCCAGACGGAGATTTACAGAAGGAGGCCGAAGAGTATTGCATGACAGTGCATTTGTTCGGTGCAGTATCGTCCCCTGCATGCGCTAACTATGCACATAAACGCACTGCTGACGACAACGAAGATGAATATGGGCCAGAAGCAGCCAACACTCTTAGAAGGAACTTTTATGTGGACGACGTTCTCAAATCGGCAAGCACCGAAGATGAGACTATTAAGCTAGCAAAGGATACAAAAGTAGTTTGCCAAAATGGTGGATTTAGCTTAACCAAGTTTGTGGGAAACACAGAGCGTATCATCAGCTCAATCCCCCAAGAACACAGAGAAGAACGGGTGAAGAACCTCGCACTTGGCCAGGACAAGTTACCCATAGAAAGAGTGTTAGGAGCTATTTGGTGTATTGAGTCAGACACGTTCAACTTCAGGATAGAACTTAAGGATAAGCCTTGCACGCGGGGAGACATCCTATCGACTATCAGCTCGATTTATGATCCCTTGGGTTTCATCGCTCCTGTAGTACTGGTcggaaagaaaattttgcagGACATCTGTCACACTAATAGCTGGGATAAGCCAGCCGACTGTCTGACGCTTCGACTTGTGGTTACGGTCAATGCTTGA